In Stigmatopora nigra isolate UIUO_SnigA chromosome 2, RoL_Snig_1.1, whole genome shotgun sequence, a single window of DNA contains:
- the st8sia2 gene encoding alpha-2,8-sialyltransferase 8B → MPIAAPGLAALPSRRRLQHPRSMTSTSGGLIFLFVTLLVLLLIVDDIAQVEEEEEETLNPGRSKMRRLFPKPRRKTEKQVGSTSSPQVLETNRFQVGYEDSEKRPSSTWSFNRTLSKLIRKNVLKFLDPERDISILKGSLRPGDVVHYVFDRHSTTNISENLYRLLPSVSPMKNRRYRRCAIVGNSGILLNSSCGSQIDSHDFVIRCNLAPVEEYSSDVGRRSNLVTMNPSVVQRAFRDLADGESQRAFARRLRTLNGSVLWIPAFMAKGGEERVEWALRLILRHAVDVRTAFPSLRLLHAVRGYWLTNEVHIKRPSTGLLMYTMATRFCEEIHLYGFWPFPRDPAGKAVKYHYYDALKYEYASGSSPHAMPLEFRTLDALHRQGALKLHTGSCQKESPIK, encoded by the exons ATGCCTATTGCTGCTCCCGGACTCGCGGCGCTTCCTAGCCGCCgacggctccagcacccccgtagcATGACGTCTACGTCCGGCGGGCTGATCTTCCTCTTCGTCACACTCTTGGTGCTGCTCCTCATCGTTGATGATATCGCACAagtggaagaagaggaagaagaaacctT AAATCCCGGCCGATCGAAAATGCGCCGGCTCTTCCCGAAACCTCGCAG GAAGACGGAAAAACAAGTGGGAAGCACTTCGTCGCCACAAGTGCTTGAAACAAACCGCTTTCAAGTGGGCTACGAGGACAGTGAAAAGCGTCCTTCCTCTACCTGGTCCTTCAACAGGACCCTCTCCAAGCTCATCAG GAAGAATGTTCTAAAATTCCTCGACCCAGAACGAGACATCTCCATCCTGAAGGGGTCGCTGCGACCCGGAGACGTCGTCCACTATGTCTTTGACCGCCACAGCACCACTAACATCTCGGAGAACCTCTACCGTCTTTTGCCGAGCGTTTCGCCCATGAAAAATCGACGGTATCGGCGGTGCGCCATCGTCGGGAACTCGGGAATTCTGCTCAACAGCAGCTGTGGCTCGCAAATAGACTCCCACGACTTTGTTATCAG GTGCAACCTGGCGCCAGTGGAGGAATACTCGTCCGACGTGGGACGCCGGAGCAATCTGGTGACCATGAACCCTTCGGTGGTTCAGCGCGCCTTCCGCGACCTGGCGGACGGCGAGTCCCAGCGCGCCTTCGCCCGGCGTCTTCGGACCCTCAACGGCAGCGTGCTGTGGATCCCGGCCTTCATGGCCAAAGGTGGAGAGGAGCGAGTGGAGTGGGCCTTGCGTCTCATCCTGCGACACGCGGTGGACGTGCGGACCGCCTTCCCATCGCTGCGCCTGCTGCATGCCGTCAGGGG GTACTGGCTGACCAACGAGGTCCACATCAAGCGTCCCAGCACGGGGCTCCTCATGTACACCATGGCTACCCGCTTCTGCGAGGAGATCCACCTCTACGGCTTCTGGCCTTTCCCCCGCGACCCCGCCGGAAAAGCCGTCAAGTATCACTACTACGATGCGCTCAAGTACGAGTATGCTTCCGGCTCCAGCCCGCACGCCATGCCTTTGGAGTTTAGGACGCTGGATGCCTTGCACCGACAGGGGGCGCTCAAGCTTCACACCGGGAGCTGCCAAAAGGAGAGCCCGATAAAGTAA
- the fam174b gene encoding membrane protein FAM174B, with protein MAIFYLALSLMAAAVWSVEGEPRSLSSSPTVSPNTTTVMLREHDGGMDNKNGSLGAVGSPTSSIMTHLPTLKVVVIFTCVLTGALITCLLVKIIRSGRRIRKTRKYDIITTPAERVEMAPLNDENEDEDDSTLFDVNYR; from the exons ATGGCGATATTTTATTTAGCTTTAAGTCTAATGGCGGCAGCGGTTTGGAGCGTGGAAGGTGAGCCTCGAAGCTTGTCTTCGTCTCCGACCGTATCGCCGAACACGACCACGGTCATGTTACGAGAACACGACGGCGGCATGGATAACAAGAACGGCAGCCTTGGGGCGGTCGGGAGTCCAACTTCGTCCATCATGACGCACCTGCCCACGCTCAAAGTCGTGGTCATCTTCACCTGCGTGTTGACGGGGGCGCTCATCACTTGCCTCCTCGTCAAAATTATCAG ATCTGGGCGTCGAATCAGGAAAACCCGGAAATATGACATCATCACGACACCCGCCGAGCGAGTGGAAATGGCGCCCCTCAACGATGAGAACGAAGACGAGGATGACTCTACACTATTTGACGTCAATTACAG GTGA